A genomic region of Glycine max cultivar Williams 82 chromosome 15, Glycine_max_v4.0, whole genome shotgun sequence contains the following coding sequences:
- the LOC102660098 gene encoding homeobox protein KNOX3, with amino-acid sequence MVSLVCQKSDEVTESPGKYRSRMEKEAIEGKGMNEVQELKDNLLRRYSGYIINLKHEISKKKKKEKLPKEAKQILLAWWNINCKWPYPTKQGSHKECKANNLHGHIFDPSPRWSSTRRFFTSSHGEKRTLRMWQYPKSRNFSISTTKSWTSY; translated from the exons ATGGTATCTTTGGTATGTCAAAAATCAG ATGAAGTTACTGAATCACCAGGAAAATATCGTAGTAGGATGGAGAAAGAGGCAATTGAGGGCAAGGGGATGAATGAAGTTCAAGAGCTAAAGGATAACCTTCTACGTAGATATAGCGGTTATATTATTAATCTGAAGCATGAAATttccaaaaagaagaagaaagaaaaactgcCAAAAGAAGCAAAGCAAATCTTACTTGCATGGTGGAATATTAACTGTAAATGGCCATACCCAACG AAGCAAGGGTCACACAAAGAATGCAAAGCAAACAATCTGCACGGTCATATATTTGATCCTTCACCACGTTGGTCGTCGACGAGGAGATTCTTCACATCAAGTCATGGTGAAAAACGTACGTTGCGCATGTGGCAATACCCAAAGTCACGCAATTTCTCTATATCAACAACAAAATCTTGGACAAGCTATTGA